One Microtus pennsylvanicus isolate mMicPen1 chromosome 3, mMicPen1.hap1, whole genome shotgun sequence DNA window includes the following coding sequences:
- the Palm2akap2 gene encoding A-kinase anchor protein 2 isoform X9 gives MEIEVSVAECKSVPGVTSTPHSKDHSSPLYSPSHNGLLADHHESLDNDVVREIQYLDEVLEANCCDSSVDGTYNGISSPEPGAAILVSSLGSPAHTPTPSATQAEPTEKASGRQVPPHIELSRSPSDTMAEGERANGHAIDQPQGMLGDGLQAPASPSSSTSSHCSSRDGEFTLTTLKKEAKFELRAFHEDKKPSKLFEEDEREREQFCVRKVRPSEEMLELEKERRELIRSQAVKKNPGIAAKWWNPPQEKTIEEQLDEEHLESHRKYKERKERRAQQEQLQLQQQLQQQQQQQQPPLPQPCTAPASHEHLDGIERTKEDVVTEQIDFSAARKQFQLMENSRQTVAKGQSTPRLFSIKPFYRPLGSLNSDKPPTILRPATLGGPLEDCSSQAAKGQRESCASESQSPGAGLGSTATQGKEGPYSEPSKRGPLSKLWAEDGEFTSARAVLTVVKDEDHGILDQFSRSVNVSLTQEELDSGLDELSVRSQDTTVLETLSNDFSMDNISDSGASNETPSALQENSLADFPLLQTPQTDNPSEGREGVSKSFSDHGFYSPSSTLGDSPSVDDPLEYQAGLLVQNAIQQAIAEQVDKAEPYTSKEEPEQQGPEATAKEAESMASGTGKPQSMFAPPQVSSPVQEKRDVLPKILPVEDKALREKGPSQPLAAVQPSGPVNMEESRPEGGYFSKYSEAAELRSTASLLATQESDVMVGPFKLRSRKQRTLSMIEEEIRAAQEREEELKRQRQAAQSVPSPRAKNAPSLPSRTPCYKTAPGPGGHTG, from the coding sequence ATGGAAATTGAGGTGTCCGTGGCAGAATGTAAAAGTGTGCCTGGAGTCACCTCTACCCCCCATTCCAAGGACCACTCTTCCCCCTTATACTCGCCCTCACACAATGGCCTCCTCGCTGATCACCATGAGTCCTTAGATAACGATGTTGTCAGAGAGATCCAATATCTAGACGAGGTGCTGGAGGCCAATTGCTGTGACTCCTCTGTGGATGGGACTTACAACGGAATCTCCTCCCCAGAGCCTGGCGCGGCCATACTGGTGAGCAGCCTGGGCTCACCTGCCCATACACCTACCCCCTCAGCTACTCAGGCCGAACCCACTGAGAAAGCATCCGGCAGGCAGGTGCCTCCTCACATTGAGCTCAGTAGAAGCCCTTCTGACACCatggctgaaggagaaagagcCAATGGGCATGCCATTGACCAGCCCCAAGGCATGCTGGGGGACGGCCTGCAGGCTCCTGCCAGTCCCAGCTCCTCTACCAGCTCGCATTGCTCCTCCCGAGATGGGGAGTTCACGCTCACCACGCTGAAGAAGGAGGCCAAGTTTGAGCTGCGGGCCTTCCATGAGGACAAGAAACCCTCCAAGCTTTTTGAGGAGGATGAACGGGAGAGGGAGCAGTTCTGCGTGCGGAAAGTGAGGCCCTCGGAAGAGATGCTCGAGCTGGAGAAGGAGCGGCGGGAGCTCATCCGGAGTCAGGCTGTGAAGAAGAATCCGGGCATTGCCGCCAAGTGGTGGAATCCCCCCCAGGAAAAAACTATTGAGGAGCAGCTGGACGAGGAACATCTGGAGTCGCACAGAAAGTACAAGGAGCGCAAAGAGAGAAGGGCACAGCAGgaacagctacagctacagcaacagctgcagcagcagcagcaacagcagcaaccgcccctgccccagccctgcACAGCCCCAGCTTCTCACGAACACCTAGACGGCATTGAACGCACCAAAGAGGATGTGGTCACCGAGCAGATTGACTTCTCTGCAGCACGCAAGCAGTTCCAGCTGATGGAGAATTCCCGGCAAACGGTGGCCAAGGGCCAGAGCACACCACGGCTTTTCTCCATCAAGCCCTTCTACAGACCGCTTGGATCCCTCAACTCAGATAAGCCGCCAACCATCTTGAGACCAGCTACCCTTGGGGGACCTCTGGAAGATTGCAGCAGCCAGGCAGCCAAGGGGCAGAGAGAGTCCTGTGCATCCGAGAGCCAGTCTCCAGGAGCAGGCCTGGGTAGCACTGCCACTCAGGGAAAGGAAGGGCCATACAGTGAGCCTTCTAAACGTGGACCCTTGTCTAAATTGTGGGCAGAGGATGGGGAGTTCACGAGTGCCCGGGCCGTGCTTACTGTAGTCAAGGACGAAGATCATGGGATTTTGGACCAGTTTTCAAGATCTGTCAATGTGTCTTTGACCCAAGAGGAGCTGGACTCAGGTTTGGACGAGCTGTCTGTGAGGTCTCAGGACACCACTGTCCTGGAGACTCTGTCCAATGACTTCAGCATGGACAACATTAGTGATAGCGGGGCTTCCAACGAGACACCCAGTGCCCTTCAGGAAAACTCTCTGGCTGACTTCCCTCTGCTCCAAACTCCCCAAACAGACAACCCCTCAGAGGGCCGAGAAGGAGTCTCCAAGTCCTTCAGTGACCATGGTTTCTATTCTCCTTCTTCCACACTGGGAGATTCCCCATCGGTGGATGACCCCTTGGAGTATCAGGCTGGGCTCCTGGTGCAGAATGCCATCCAACAAGCCATAGCTGAGCAGGTGGATAAGGCTGAGCCGTACACCAGCAAGGAGGAGCCAGAGCAGCAGGGACCCGAAGCAACAGCCAAGGAAGCCGAAAGCATGGCTTCTGGCACCGGGAAACCCCAGAGCATGTTTGCACCACCTCAGGTGTCTTCTCCCGTTCAAGAGAAAAGGGATGTGTTACCAAAGATCCTCCCCGTGGAGGACAAGGCACTCAGGGAAAAGGGGCCCTCCCAGCCACTGGCAGCTGTACAGCCCAGCGGGCCAGTCAACATGGAAGAGAGCAGGCCCGAAGGAGGCTACTTCAGCAAGTACTCAGAGGCAGCCGAGCTGAGAAGCACAGCCTCCCTCCTGGCTACGCAAGAGTCTGATGTCATGGTTGGGCCCTTCAAACTAAGGTCAAGGAAGCAGCGGACTTTGTCCATGATTGAAGAAGAGATCCGAGCAGcccaggaaagggaagaggagctgAAGCGACAGAGACAAGCGGCCCAGAGCGTCCCCAGCCCCAGGGCCAAGAACGCCCCATCGCTGCCTTCCAGAACTCCCTGCTACAAAACTGCTCCAG